In the Leishmania donovani BPK282A1 complete genome, chromosome 31 genome, one interval contains:
- a CDS encoding vacuolar-type proton translocating pyrophosphatase 1, putative, translated as MAGRILIVPLAVALLAVAVAAKEPLNPIATPANTNVDKAVAQNAGDINAVPLARPLMSAETASVVIVLAAAVGFSFAMYWWYALSFIKITPGKDQGLRNAHLTDEVMRNVYVIYTRISEGATAFLMSEYKYMAVFMSGFGTLIFFLLGIALSSPQEGHVPPQSPWMNASLSLFAFLVGAVTSVGAGWIGMRIAVYTNARTAVMATSGGDDGDQASGFRLGFQTALRGGITMGFGLTSMGLFALFATVKVVAAYFGSGVETIPELYECVAAFGLGGSAIACFGRVGGGIYTKAADVGADLVGKVENNIPEDDPRNPGVIADCIGDNVGDIAGMGSDLFGSFGEASCAALVVAAGSAELTASFTSMMYPLLITAVGVIVCIVVATMGATNSGVHRSHDIEPALKRQLLLSTIGATIVLIFLTEVALPPTFSVGGMESSRWGALICVLCGLWSGLIIGYTTEYYTSNAYRPVQEIAEACETGAATNIIYGLALGYLSVVPPILAMCTTIYVSYRMCGVYGFALAALGILSTMSVALTIDAYGPISDNAGGIAEMSHMGHEIREITDALDAAGNTTAAIGKGFAIGSAALVALALYGAYVSRVAIPVVNILDSRVMPGLLFGAMLPYWFSAMTMKSVGVAAMDMVNEIRRQFQDPEVAEGRKEPDYESCVAIATKAALNQMIPPAALVMLSPIVVGILFGKYTLAGLLPGAIVSGVQMAISASNTGGAWDNAKKYIEQGGLRDKNKGKGSPQHGAAVIGDTVGDPLKDTSGPALNILIKLMAIISVVFAPVFQSKMGGIVLNLIE; from the coding sequence ATGGCTGGGAGGATTTTGATTGTCCCTCTTGCCGTTGCTCTCCTCGCGGTCGCAGTTGCGGCCAAGGAACCACTGAATCCGATTGCGACGCCGGCAAATACCAACGTAGACAAAGCCGTTGCCCAGAATGCAGGGGACATTAACGCGGTGCCGTTAGCGCGCCCGCTGATGTCGGCTGAGACGGCTTCCGTTGTGATTGtcttggcggcggcagtgggcTTCTCCTTTGCCATGTACTGGTGGTACGCCCTGTCATTCATCAAGATTACCCCTGGTAAGGATCAGGGCCTGCGCAATGCCCATCTCACGGACGAGGTGATGCGCAACGTGTACGTAATTTACACTCGCATATCCGAAGGCGCCACAGCGTTCTTGATGTCCGAGTACAAGTACATGGCCGTGTTCATGTCTGGCTTCGGCACGCTGATCTTCTTCCTTCTCGGCATCGCGCTCTCTTCGCCTCAGGAGGGCcacgtgccgccgcagtcCCCATGGATGAACGCTAGCCTCTCCCTGTTTGCTTTCCTGGTGGGTGCAGTCACGTCGGTGGGGGCAGGCTGGATCGGCATGCGCATTGCCGTGTACACGAACGCGCGCACGGCTGTGATGGCGACTtctggcggcgatgacggcgatCAGGCCAGCGGTTTTAGGCTCGGCTTCCAGACGGCTCTCCGCGGCGGTATCACGATGGGCTTTGGCCTCACTTCGATGGGTCTCTTCGCGCTATTCGCCACCGTGAAGGTTGTGGCGGCGTACTTTGGCAGCGGTGTCGAGACGATACCGGAGCTGTACGAATGCGTGGCGGCGTTTGGCCTTGGCGGGTCGGCCATCGCCTGCTTCGGTCGTGTGGGTGGCGGCATCTACACCAAGGCTGCCGATGTTGGAGCTGATCTTGTGGGCAAGGTGGAGAACAATATCCCTGAGGACGACCCGCGCAACCCTGGCGTGATTGCCGACTGCATTGGCGACAACGTGGGTGACATCGCTGGCATGGGCTCTGACCTCTTTGGCAGCTTCGGCGAGGCGTCATGCGCTGCGCTCGTAGTGGCGGCCGGCTCTGCTGAGTTGACAGCCTCTTTCACATCCATGATGTACCCGCTGCTCATCACGGCCGTCGGTGTGATCGTGTGCATTGTAGTGGCCACTATGGGCGCCACCAATAGCGGCGTGCACCGCTCTCACGACATCGAGCCGGCCCTGAAGCGTCAGTTGCTGTTGTCGACGATCGGCGCGACAATTGTGCTGATCTTTCTCACCGaagtggcgctgccgccgaccTTCAGCGTGGGCGGCATGGAGAGCTCGCGCTGGGGCGCCCTCATCTGCGTCCTGTGCGGTCTCTGGTCTGGCCTTATCATCGGCTACACAACCGAGTACTACACCTCCAATGCCTACCGCCCAGTGCAGGAGATTGCGGAGGCATGCGAGACAGGTGCCGCCACGAACATCATCTACGGCCTGGCACTCGGTTACCTTTCTGTGGTGCCCCCAATCCTCGCCATGTGCACGACGATCTATGTGTCCTACCGCATGTGCGGCGTGTACGGCTTTGCCCTCGCCGCGCTCGGTATTCTCTCGACCATGTCCGTCGCCCTGACGATCGACGCGTACGGTCCCATTTCCGATAACGCCGGCGGTATTGCGGAGATGTCGCACATGGGCCACGAGATTCGCGAGATCACGGATGCACTGGATGCGGCTGGCAACACAACCGCTGCCATCGGCAAGGGCTTCGCCATTGGTTCGGCTGCGCTTGTCGCGCTGGCACTCTACGGCGCCTACGTGTCGCGTGTGGCGATCCCCGTGGTGAACATCCTCGACTCGCGCGTGATGCCTGGTCTGCTCTTCGGCGCCATGCTGCCGTACTGGTTCTCCGCAATGACGATGAAGTCTGTCGGCGTTGCGGCCATGGACATGGTGAACGAAATCCGCCGTCAGTTCCAGGACCCTGAAGTGGCTGAGGGTCGCAAGGAGCCAGACTACGAGAGCTGCGTGGCCATTGCCACTAAGGCTGCTCTGAACCAGATGAttccgccggcggcgctggtgatGCTGTCCCCGATCGTGGTTGGCATTCTCTTCGGGAAGTACACTCTGGCCGGTCTGCTGCCCGGCGCGATCGTGTCAGGCGTGCAGATGGCTATCTCGGCCTCCAACACCGGCGGTGCGTGGGACAACGCGAAGAAGTATATTGAGCAGGGTGGCCTACGTGACAAAAACAAGGGCAAAGGCTCCccgcagcacggcgccgccgtcatcggTGACACCGTCGGCGACCCGCTCAAGGATACCTCAGGCCCGGCGCTCAATATTCTCATCAAGCTCATGGCCATCATTTCCGTTGTGTTTGCACCGGTGTTCCAGTCGAAGATGGGCGGTATTGTGCTGAACCTTATCGAGTAG
- a CDS encoding p-glycoprotein e, which yields MVESSSASPSSLLAGAAEAIAFPPSAAERDLEEFEERNREQQISRSLWAQRVSDLWGTEPPYEEQPEDRSGWIFGSLFYQWIGHYIREASREQLTESGLPKPTRQYRAYNAGVALSAELQRQRARRHAWDGYVGARVGVRWDDASDGVLRWVGAVQQYGTPGRLYAGVEWRVAPSRRRGCCVRRCMGWLLCRGCSAPVPEQGPGAYHRGEVDGEHLFDPVEDDTVLTCERVEDVVFRLGLRDDASQVSSTRALLKELPESAQQCPHPIQVWWAVWTLFRQSIMHVVVLGIIRNGCQLMTPLLLKWFVAYLGGVGERKGRSEAGLTATITSPVSSLDLSFAWVHRVSSAGSPGIGWQRGVWLAALMFVTMVGETLAGNKQYHVRRRSSLQVRNALSAALFEKVFTMSPKATHHPAFNAGRLTNLMSTDVEVMGRFIMMFWTLASTPFMLAIVFYQLYVLLGASVCVGGVVALVFMPLQAYMVRKMSSSYRRKAQATDHRVKATTEFFSGIRVAKFMSWEPFFIRRIEKLRSVELSHLKKLQQTIMMVFFQFNATPGFVIASVFFTFSVTGHTLTPTIVFPAIALFNLLMGLVSMLPFALQLMTKLFVSLRRLNMFFDADDELVPAVEDIPLAASRAMPTDVSRAAGAGDAQQQTPSFILIHDVAAEFVHADISTYVAQELKKTDGALEANSAGDGAADRAPLPEAEAFLPDRQPSSSSAAPAPAGPVTEPLNAKGSHTGHGDAAASSEPLSSSAQKSTAEITFNEDSIYVLKTKTLLADVDLRVPRGRLTVVLGPTGSGKSTLLDALIGALAVTRGRVACSRSVAYVPQQPWIMNATLRDNVIFFGAPDAAAFERAVRSSQLASDLALLADGAETEIGENGINLSGGQKARVSLARAVYADRDVYLLDDPLSALDAQVGERVMRECVCGALAGKTRVLATHQVSAAAYADYVVVLAADGRVAFQGSGEAYYKDHLARQVSQRGAASSDVTEGAAEKEAPVANITAEKKLSDLMEEEPPAADTTLTAVSEVEGRAIENKGKLLTEEERFRGGVGWDVYVRYMKACGGVGACVSIMALYLATEVVMMSTSIWLALWSTKWLPLSATQYSFIYVGLSFASALATPLRYWLSMSMMRRASREVHQELLRSVACATLQFFDTTPLGRIVNRFTNDMSNIDSDLQGSYSYLLSTISTFFSTVAMMVATQVFVLGILIPCMVAYYYLLKFYARANREIKRLVNRVNSPMLSVLQEAIGGRWTVQAYGAAPAVIQKALQCADVVYTCSYLQLGAELWLSVRIQMLSASITVAVALGAVAAMHLSFLPSHIGLLSLSLTLALEISSLLDGIVTVLASVEADMNSIERVFYMTDHIEHEDLQEAVAAEVQRITEGAHGPERRCAETLAESEEPSGLDNWSSPLLIRQSGNTQFGALVLEHVDMRYRPGLPLVLRDVCFAVAPGQKVGVVGRTGSGKSTLLLAFLRLVEVCGGRMLVCGRDARDYGVRELRRLFSMIPQDPLLFDGTVRSNVDPFGC from the coding sequence ATGGTCGaatcctcctccgcgtcgccgtcatcgctgctcgcgggggcagcagaggcgaTCGCCTTCCCACCGTCTGCTGCAGAGCGTGACCTCGAGGAGTTTGAGGAGCGCAATAGGGAGCAGCAGATCTCCCGCTCCCTATGGGCACAGCGAGTTAGCGACTTGTGGGGCACGGAACCGCCTTACGAGGAGCAGCCGGAGGACCGCTCTGGCTGGATTTTCGGCTCGCTCTTCTATCAGTGGATTGGGCACTACATCCGAGAGGCTTCACGGGAACAGCTGACAGAAAGCGGGCTGCCAAAGCCAACGAGACAGTATCGCGCCTACAACGCTGGCGTCGCGCtgtcggcggagctgcagcgccagcgagcGCGCCGCCATGCGTGGGACGGCTacgtcggcgcgcgcgtcggcgtgcgctgggacgacgccagcgacggcgtgctgcgctgggtgggcgcggtgcagcagtacGGCACGCCGGGGCGGCTGTACGCGGGCGTGGAGTGGCGCGTGGCCCCgtcgcggcgccgtggctgctgcgttCGGCGCTGCATGGggtggctgctgtgccgcggaTGCAGCGCCCCTGTCCCGGAGCAGGGTCCCGGCGCGTATCACCGCGGCGAGGTGGATGGCGAGCACCTGTTCGACCCCGTGGAAGACGACACGGTGCTGACGTGCGAGCGAGTCGAGGACGTTGTGTTTCGCCTGGGATTGCGGGATGACGCAAGCCAGGTTTCATCCACGCGAGCGTTGCTAAAGGAGCTACCGGAGTCCGCGCAGCAGTGTCCCCACCCCATTCAGGTGTGGTGGGCAGTGTGGACGCTCTTCCGCCAAAGCATAATGCACGTTGTTGTTCTCGGCATCATCCGAAACGGATGCCAGCTGATGACTCCTCTCTTGTTGAAGTGGTTTGTGGCGTACCTCGGTGGCGTAGGCGAGCGCAAAGGTCGGAGCGAGGCCGGGCTCACAGCCACCATTACTTCCCCCGTTTCTTCATTAGATTTGTCCTTTGCGTGGGTGCATCGTGTCAGCAGTGCAGGCTCACCCGGCATCGGCTGGCAGCGCGGAGTATGGCTTGCGGCGCTCATGTTCGTCACCATGGTTGGAGAGACGCTTGCTGGCAACAAGCAGTACCACGTGCGCCGTCGTAGCTCTCTGCAGGTGCGCAACGCCCTTTCGGCCGCTCTGTTTGAGAAGGTCTTCACCATGTCCCCAAAGGCGACTCACCATCCCGCTTTCAACGCGGGGCGGCTGACAAATTTGATGAGTACTGATGTGGAGGTGATGGGTCGGTTCATTATGATGTTTTGGACGCTGGCCTCCACCCCGTTCATGCTGGCCATAGTCTTCTACCAGCTCTATGTGTTGCTGggtgcgagtgtgtgcgtcggCGGAGTGGTGGCACTTGTATTCATGCCCCTGCAAGCCTACATGGTGCGAAAGATGAGCTCAAGCTACCGCCGCAAAGCCCAGGCAACGGATCACCGCGTCAAGGCTACGACTGAGTTTTTCTCCGGCATCCGTGTCGCCAAGTTTATGTCGTGGGAACCGTTTTTCATCCGCCGCAtcgagaagctgcgcagcgtggaGCTCTCGCACCTCAAGAAGTTGCAGCAGACCATCATGATGGTCTTCTTCCAGTTCAACGCGACACCGGGCTTCGTCATTGCCAGCGTCTTCTTCACGTTCAGCGTGACCGGCCACACCCTAACGCCCACTATTGTTTTCCCAGCCATTGCGCTGTTCAACCTGCTTATGGGCCTCGTCTCCATGTTACCGTTTGCACTGCAGCTCATGACGAAGCTATTCGTCTCGCTCCGGCGCTTGAATATGTTCTtcgacgccgacgatgaGCTGGTGCCGGCCGTCGAAGACATTCCCCTCGCAGCGAGTCGTGCGATGCCCACGGACGTCTCCCGGGCAGCAGGTGCCGGCGACGCCCAGCAGCAGACACCGTCATTCATTCTAATTCATGACGTTGCAGCCGAGTTTGTGCACGCAGACATCAGCACATATGTCGCTCAAGAGCTTAAGAAAACGGATGGCGCACTGGAGGCAAATAGCGCcggagacggcgctgccgatcGCGCACCGCTACCCGAAGCAGAAGCTTTCCTGCCAGATCGCCAGCCCTCATCCtcatctgcagcgccagctccagcagGTCCAGTGACGGAACCCTTGAACGCTAAGGGCAGTCATACAGGCCAcggagacgctgccgcttcctcaGAGCCCTTGTCGTCGTCTGCCCAGAAAAGCACCGCTGAAATAACCTTCAACGAGGACTCCATCTACGTTCTAAAGACAaagacgctgctggcggatGTGGACctgcgcgtgccgcgcggGCGGctgacggtggtgctgggaccgacgggcagcggcaagTCCACGCTGCTGGACGCACTGATcggcgcgctggcggtgacGCGCGGCCGCGTGgcgtgctcgcgcagcgtggcctacgtgccgcagcagccgtggatCATGAACGCAACGCTGCGCGACAACGTCATCTTCTTCGGCGCGCCGGACGCGGCGGCCTTCGAGcgcgcggtgcgcagcagccagctGGCCTCGGacctggcgctgctggcggacgGCGCGGAGACGGAGATCGGCGAGAACGGCATCAACCTGAGCGGCGGGCAGAAGGCGCGCGTGAGTCTAGCGCGCGCCGTGTACGCGGACCGCGACGTGTACTTGCTGGACGACCCGCTGTCGGCACTGGACGCGCAGGTGGGCGAGCGCGTGatgcgcgagtgcgtgtgcggcgcgctgGCCGGCAAGACGCGCGTGCTGGCCACTCACCaggtcagcgccgccgcctacGCGGACTACGTCGTCGTGCTCGCTGCCGACGGCCGCGTCGCGTTCCAAGGGAGTGGTGAGGCCTACTACAAGGATCACCTAGCGCGGCAAGTGAGCcaacgcggcgccgcatccaGTGATGTCACTGAGGGGGCTGCAGAGAAGGAAGCACCCGTGGCGAACATCACAGCAGAGAAGAAGTTGAGTGATTTGATGGAGGAAGAGCCTCCGGCAGCGGACACTACGTTGACAGCTGTCTcagaggtggaggggcgCGCCAtagaaaacaaaggaaagcTGCTGACGGAAGAGGAGCGCTTccggggaggggtggggtgggacGTGTACGTGCGTTACATGAaggcgtgcggcggcgtcggcgcgtgtgtgagtATCATGGCACTCTATCTCGCTACGGAGGTGGTCATGATGTCGACTTCCATATGGCTGGCGCTGTGGTCCACCAAGTGGCTTCCGCTATCCGCGACGCAGTACAGTTTCATCTACGTCGGCCTTTCCTTTGCCAGCGCGCTGGCAACGCCACTCCGCTACTGGCTTTCCATGAGCATGATGCGGCGAGCCAGTCGGGAGGTGCACCAGGAGCTCCTCCGCTCCGTGGCGTGCGCCACGCTGCAGTTTTTTGACACGACGCCGCTCGGCCGCATTGTCAACCGTTTTACCAATGACATGAGCAATATCGACAGCGACCTGCAAGGCAGCTACAGCTATCTCCTCTCCACCATCTCCACGTTCTTCTCGACcgtggcgatgatggtggCAACGCAAGTTTTCGTGCTTGGTATCCTTATACCCTGCATGGTGGCGTACTACTACCTTCTGAAATTCTACGCACGCGCCAACCGCGAGATCAAGCGCCTAGTGAATCGAGTCAACTCCCCAATGCTTTCTGTCCTGCAGGAAGCGATTGGCGGTCGTTGGACGGTGCAAGCgtacggcgcggcgccggcggtgatCCAGAAGGCTCTTCAATGTGCAGATGTCGTCTACACCTGCTCGTATCTGCAACTCGGCGCGGAACTCTGGCTTTCTGTGCGTATCCAGATGCTGAGCGCGTCCATTACTGTCGCCGTGGCACTgggcgccgtcgcggccaTGCACCTCTCGTTTCTGCCGTCGCACATCGGCCTTCTCTCCCTCAGTCTCACCCTGGCCCTCGAGATCAGCAGCCTCCTGGACGGCATCGTCACTGTGCTCGCCTCCGTGGAGGCAGATATGAACAGCATTGAACGCGTCTTTTATATGACAGACCACATTGAGCATGAGGACCTGCAGGAGGCCGTCGCAGCGGAGGTTCAGCGCATCACCGAGGGTGCGCACGGCCCTGAGCGACGTTGTGCAGAGACCTTGGCAGAGAGTGAGGAGCCTTCTGGCCTGGATAACTGGAGCTCGCCGCTTCTCATCCGTCAATCAGGCAACACCCAGTTCGGAGCGCTTGTGCTGGAGCACGTGGACATGCGGTACCGGCcggggctgccgctggtgctgcgcgacgtgtgcttcgcggtggcgccggggCAGAAGGTGGGCGTTGTGGGGCGCACCGGTAGCGGGaagtcgacgctgctgctggccttCCTGCGGCTGGTGGAggtgtgcggcggccgcatgctcgtgtgcgggcgcgacgcgcgcgactacggcgtgcgcgagctgcgccggctcTTCTCGATGATCCCGCAGGACCCGCTGCTGTTCGACggcacggtgcgcagcaaCGTGGACCCCTTTGGCTGC
- a CDS encoding ATP-binding cassette protein subfamily C, member 5, putative encodes MHALYGAEPAYEKQPEDRAGWLLGAFFHTWLGDLMQRAAREELTMDGLPRPMREYRAYNAGVALSAELQRQRARRHAWDGYVGARVGVRWDDASDGVLRWVGAVQQYGTPGRLYAGVEWRVAPSRRRGCCVRRCMGWLLCRGCSAPVPEQGPGAYHRGEVDGEHLFDPVEDDTVLTCERVEDVIFWRDEPGGETHDATTTEEDFVDDAGISSQRQSEESCAEVAAPPTRMSVTVALFSVLRWQLLLLGPLRLTVDVTALLTPMALSWYIRLLQGSTDTTSSESASSGTSSAAASSWQSSSVVDSGSMRDASWQPVASVVLLFAISLVRSLALQKYAQLAYRSAYAVRSGLSSCITAKCLRIASRELRRPELNPGRILNLITTDVASMEGTMYVLWMAVTVPLQVCATVCMLYRSIGWAAGISILMLLLFLPIQILLTKMTYTCTVGLAKSSDARLRTTNEFLSGIRAIKFMSLEDTFEEEINARRAAELRAVRRFQLISTANSLISQCVPSCTTAAVMVAYYCKGYPMSPEIIYPALSLLSLMDTPFELVRTLVGEFSQFFVSMKRLTSFLAADDAQARDILEAALASKEGDDAAAVLRNATVSSYKAVPLPPASSREG; translated from the coding sequence ATGCATGCACTTTACGGGGCGGAGCCCGCATATGAGAAGCAGCCGGAGGACCGTGCCGGCTGGCTACTCGGGGCGTTTTTTCATACGTGGCTTGGCGACCTCAtgcagcgcgcggcgcgagagGAGCTGACCATGGATGGGCTGCCGCGCCCGATGCGCGAGTACCGCGCCTACAACGCTGGCGTCGCGCtgtcggcggagctgcagcgccagcgagcGCGCCGCCATGCGTGGGACGGCTacgtcggcgcgcgcgtcggcgtgcgctgggacgacgccagcgacggcgtgctgcgctgggtgggcgcggtgcagcagtacGGCACGCCGGGGCGGCTGTACGCGGGCGTGGAGTGGCGCGTGGCCCCgtcgcggcgccgtggctgctgcgttCGGCGCTGCATGGggtggctgctgtgccgcggaTGCAGCGCCCCTGTCCCGGAGCAGGGTCCCGGCGCGTATCACCGCGGCGAGGTGGATGGCGAGCACCTGTTCGACCCCGTGGAAGACGACACGGTGCTGACGTGCGAGCGAGTCGAGGACGTAATTTTTTGGCGAGATGAACCGGGAGGAGAAACTCATGATGCAACGACTACTGAGGAAGACTTCGTTGACGACGCGGGTATCAGCAGTCAGAGGCAATCAGAGGAGAGTTGCGCAGAGGTTGCCGCTCCACCGACGCGCATGTCTGTGACAGTGGCCCTTTTCAGCGTTCTCCGTTGGCAGCTGCTTCTTTTGGGGCCCTTGCGCCTAACAGTAGATGTCACTGCGCTGCTGACTCCCATGGCGCTCAGCTGGTACATCCGCCTTCTACAGGGAAGCACAGACACAACATCTTCTGAGagcgcaagcagcggcaccagcagcgcggctgcttcgTCTTGGCAGTCATCCAGCGTCGTGGATAGCGGGAGCATGAGGGATGCTTCGTGGCAGCCCGTGGCAAGCGTCGTTCTCCTCTTTGCCATCTCGCTCGTACGCAGTCTCGCCCTCCAGAAGTACGCCCAACTTGCCTACCGCAGCGCGTACGCCGTGCGGTCGGGCTTGTCATCCTGCATCACTGCCAAGTGTCTGCGGATTGCGTCGCGAGAGCTGCGGCGACCTGAGCTTAACCCCGGGCGCATTTTGAATCTCATCACGACGGATGTTGCGAGCATGGAGGGCACAATGTATGTCCTCTGGATGGCAGTGACGGTGCCCCTTCAAGTTTGTGCTACCGTGTGCATGCTCTACCGAAGCATTGGCTGGGCAGCGGGCATCAGCATCCTCATGCTGCTACTCTTCTTGCCAATACAGATCCTTCTGACGAAGATGACCTACACCTGTACCGTAGGTCTGGCGAAGTCCTCTGATGCGCGACTCCGCACCACGAACGAGTTCCTCTCCGGCATCCGCGCCATCAAGTTCATGAGTCTCGAGGACACCTTTGAGGAGGAGATCAACGCGCGCAGAGCGGCCGAGCTCCGTGCTGTGCGTCGATTCCAGCTCATTTCCACTGCCAACTCGCTCATCTCCCAGTGTGTGCCAAGCtgcacgacagcagcggtaATGGTTGCCTACTACTGCAAGGGTTATCCCATGTCTCCCGAAATTATCTaccccgctctctccctgctCAGCCTCATGGACACCCCGTTTGAGCTCGTCAGGACCCTTGTCGGGGAGTTCTCGCAGTTCTTTGTGTCCATGAAGCGTCTCACCTCCTTCCTTGCCGCTGAcgacgcgcaggcacgcgaCATCcttgaggcggcgctggcgtcgaaggagggcgacgacgcggccgccgtgctgcgcaaCGCGACGGTGAGCTCCTACAaggctgtgccgctgcccccggCCAGCAGCCGCGAGGGC